A genomic region of Dunckerocampus dactyliophorus isolate RoL2022-P2 chromosome 10, RoL_Ddac_1.1, whole genome shotgun sequence contains the following coding sequences:
- the LOC129188592 gene encoding prothymosin alpha-A-like isoform X2: MADSKVECSAELSAKLKEKKLEEEKNGEDATANGKTDEENGEQDNEEEDEVGEEEEEDGEGEEEDDEDDDLVAPTGKRTAEDDDDDDDDEDEVETKKQKTDK; the protein is encoded by the exons ATGGCGGACAGCAAAGTGGAGTGCAGCGCGGAGCTGAGCGCCAAG CTGAAGGAGAAGAaactggaggaggagaagaacgGAGAAGACGCCACCGCCAACGGCAAGACT GACGAGGAGAACGGTGAGCAGGACAACGAGGAAGAGGATGAAGTgggagaggaggaagaggaagatggAGAAG GTGAGGAGGAAGACGATGAAGACGATGACCTTGTTGCACCTACAGGGAAGAGGACAGCAGAggatgatgacgacgacgacgatgacgAG GACGAAGTGGAGACCAAGAAGCAGAAGACGGACAAGTAG
- the LOC129188592 gene encoding prothymosin alpha-A-like isoform X1 has product MADSKVECSAELSAKELKEKKLEEEKNGEDATANGKTDEENGEQDNEEEDEVGEEEEEDGEGEEEDDEDDDLVAPTGKRTAEDDDDDDDDEDEVETKKQKTDK; this is encoded by the exons ATGGCGGACAGCAAAGTGGAGTGCAGCGCGGAGCTGAGCGCCAAG GAGCTGAAGGAGAAGAaactggaggaggagaagaacgGAGAAGACGCCACCGCCAACGGCAAGACT GACGAGGAGAACGGTGAGCAGGACAACGAGGAAGAGGATGAAGTgggagaggaggaagaggaagatggAGAAG GTGAGGAGGAAGACGATGAAGACGATGACCTTGTTGCACCTACAGGGAAGAGGACAGCAGAggatgatgacgacgacgacgatgacgAG GACGAAGTGGAGACCAAGAAGCAGAAGACGGACAAGTAG